From a single Loigolactobacillus coryniformis subsp. coryniformis KCTC 3167 = DSM 20001 genomic region:
- a CDS encoding ABC transporter permease → MNLPIIIRTFVQQLRDKGTYIYFLLFPLTLMLVLGSILQGVFAGSAVEEKVEPITVQYVVEDQALGGQFKMAVRELSSTKIKFNQSADRASAVRALRAGKADAYFNIGDKIVVRTNQLSDVQLTLLKSYLVEMFQSIRLMAGAQRFNVPPAELFTLPAELNDALKVDQTNLKKPATSYQYYAVAMIALFILYMAENGLEMFSKGRRRKTLQRELISPLGRQKLINSTFAGHALLGFCVVLVQMLITQVLFKVPWQQQFGFAFISLSALMLLFLTLGVFLETIGKGVGMGIMQIIIQVAAFLGGGYFPVSETMMNFSPLGWIMGPLREALWTNNPLQWRGVFLCLLITVILYCGMSLVLNRREEF, encoded by the coding sequence ATGAATCTACCCATCATCATTCGTACGTTTGTACAGCAATTACGTGATAAAGGCACATACATTTATTTTTTACTTTTCCCACTGACCTTGATGCTGGTTTTAGGGTCGATTTTGCAAGGGGTTTTTGCTGGTTCAGCAGTTGAAGAAAAGGTTGAACCAATTACGGTCCAGTATGTGGTTGAAGATCAAGCGTTAGGAGGACAGTTCAAAATGGCTGTCCGCGAGCTTTCATCAACTAAAATCAAGTTTAATCAAAGCGCGGATCGTGCTAGTGCGGTGCGAGCGCTGCGTGCTGGGAAAGCGGATGCCTATTTTAATATTGGTGATAAGATTGTTGTGCGCACCAACCAACTATCCGATGTACAATTGACGCTGTTGAAAAGTTATTTAGTGGAAATGTTCCAATCGATTCGATTAATGGCTGGCGCGCAACGTTTTAATGTGCCACCGGCGGAATTATTTACATTACCAGCAGAGTTAAATGATGCGTTGAAAGTAGATCAAACGAATCTAAAGAAGCCAGCGACTTCGTATCAATATTATGCGGTCGCGATGATTGCGCTGTTTATTTTATATATGGCAGAAAATGGTCTGGAAATGTTTAGTAAAGGTCGGCGCCGGAAAACGTTGCAGCGCGAATTGATCAGTCCGCTTGGCCGGCAAAAATTGATCAATTCCACTTTTGCTGGTCATGCGCTATTAGGTTTTTGCGTGGTGTTGGTCCAGATGCTGATCACACAAGTGTTGTTTAAAGTTCCGTGGCAGCAGCAGTTCGGTTTTGCCTTTATAAGTTTATCAGCTTTGATGTTGTTATTCCTGACACTGGGGGTTTTCTTAGAGACGATCGGTAAAGGGGTGGGCATGGGCATTATGCAGATTATCATCCAAGTAGCGGCATTTTTAGGTGGTGGTTATTTTCCGGTTAGTGAAACAATGATGAACTTTTCACCGCTGGGCTGGATCATGGGCCCGCTGCGGGAGGCATTGTGGACTAATAATCCTTTACAGTGGCGTGGCGTATTCTTGTGCTTGTTGATCACGGTTATTTTGTATTGTGGCATGTCGCTAGTGCTGAACCGCAGGGAGGAATTCTAA
- a CDS encoding ABC transporter ATP-binding protein has translation MQDTKYSLLDMFKFVFSEVLKKRWLLVLNVAALTVITLLQFVIPQIEQFIIDKVIPQHNYSWLFAVIGLLLGVTLFLGIANYLSTYYMTIMSQNAITELRNNLYQYIVRLDTAFFESSKTGDLMTRLTSDINNLQNLISANMLSMIGNLFTLIGVLGLIFYINWQMALAVSLTFPLMFLIYRVFRNRIQEAFRKARLSQAQMSNQMQQMLTQIDLIKGYTSEELESQRFDRLAQNYRQDMINAGKNQAIFSPLIDSINYLGIGIIMSLGAYFVIHRQITVGALVAYLSYVAMIQSPIRSFTRLLNQLQQSLVSYGRIQSILAIKPQVSDGPDPQPFPQLQHGITLRDVSFNYHRDTAEENRAATIKQVSFQIPFGKTTALVGHSGSGKTTLTRLITRLYDLDGGDILFDDHSIKSIGLQSLRQNIAIVTQDVFIIDGTIRDNIVYGRPDASDADIWRVVALADLTDFIHQLPEQLATQVGERGVKLSGGQKQRLAIARGLLKDAPVIILDEATASLDNESEKAIQHALDNLLKSRTALVIAHRLSTIHNADQIVVLDHGTVVEQGTHDQLMQQAGAYAHLYNAQFE, from the coding sequence ATGCAAGACACAAAATATTCCTTACTCGATATGTTTAAATTTGTTTTTAGTGAAGTGCTGAAAAAGCGCTGGCTATTAGTACTGAACGTGGCCGCACTGACTGTGATCACGTTGCTACAATTTGTGATTCCGCAGATCGAGCAATTTATTATCGATAAAGTGATCCCGCAACACAACTATAGTTGGCTATTTGCTGTGATCGGCTTATTGCTTGGTGTCACGTTGTTTCTCGGTATCGCCAATTATTTATCTACCTATTATATGACCATCATGAGTCAAAACGCGATCACCGAGTTACGCAATAATCTATATCAGTACATTGTGCGCTTGGATACGGCCTTTTTTGAATCCAGCAAAACCGGTGACTTAATGACCCGCCTGACCAGCGATATCAACAACCTACAAAATTTGATCTCCGCCAACATGCTATCGATGATCGGCAATCTCTTCACTTTAATTGGCGTGCTCGGTTTGATTTTTTACATTAACTGGCAAATGGCCTTGGCGGTCAGCCTAACCTTTCCCTTAATGTTCCTCATTTATCGCGTTTTTCGTAACCGTATCCAAGAAGCATTCCGCAAAGCACGGCTCTCCCAAGCGCAAATGTCGAACCAGATGCAGCAAATGTTGACCCAGATCGACTTGATCAAAGGCTACACTAGCGAAGAGCTTGAATCGCAACGCTTCGATCGCTTAGCCCAAAATTATCGTCAAGATATGATCAACGCCGGTAAAAATCAAGCAATTTTTTCACCACTGATCGATAGCATTAATTACTTGGGCATCGGAATTATCATGAGTTTAGGCGCTTACTTCGTGATCCACCGCCAGATCACTGTCGGGGCACTAGTGGCGTACTTAAGCTATGTGGCAATGATTCAAAGTCCGATTCGCTCGTTCACTCGGCTCCTGAATCAGCTGCAACAATCGCTGGTTTCCTATGGCCGCATCCAATCGATTTTAGCGATCAAACCACAAGTCAGTGACGGTCCGGACCCGCAACCATTTCCACAATTGCAGCACGGCATCACATTACGCGACGTCAGTTTTAATTATCACCGAGATACGGCTGAAGAAAATCGTGCCGCCACGATCAAACAGGTTAGTTTTCAGATTCCCTTTGGTAAAACCACAGCACTAGTCGGCCATTCTGGTTCTGGTAAAACCACGCTGACGCGGCTGATCACCCGCTTGTACGATCTCGACGGTGGCGATATTTTATTTGATGATCACTCGATCAAAAGTATCGGCCTACAATCACTACGCCAAAACATCGCTATTGTGACCCAAGACGTTTTCATCATTGACGGCACGATCCGCGATAATATTGTCTACGGCCGGCCCGATGCCAGTGATGCTGATATTTGGCGTGTCGTCGCTTTAGCCGACTTGACTGATTTTATCCACCAGTTGCCCGAACAATTAGCTACCCAGGTCGGTGAACGTGGCGTCAAACTTTCCGGCGGTCAAAAGCAGCGCCTGGCCATCGCTCGAGGGCTACTCAAGGATGCGCCGGTGATCATTCTAGATGAAGCAACGGCTAGTTTAGATAACGAATCGGAAAAAGCGATCCAGCACGCGTTAGATAATTTACTGAAGTCGCGCACAGCTTTGGTCATCGCCCACCGCTTATCGACGATCCATAATGCCGATCAAATCGTTGTCCTCGATCACGGTACCGTGGTCGAACAAGGGACTCACGACCAGTTGATGCAACAAGCCGGCGCCTACGCCCACCTCTACAACGCTCAATTCGAATAA
- a CDS encoding Nramp family divalent metal transporter encodes MGKNETTPRKHKLIQYANGPSLEEINGSVEVPKGKGFLRTLFMYSGPGALVAVGYMDPGNWSTSITGGQNFQYLLMSVILMSSLIAMLLQYMAAKLGIVSQMDLAQAIRARTSKALGIVLWILTELAIMATDIAEVIGAAIALYLLFHIPLVIAVFITVFDVLLLLLLTKVGFRKIEAIVVCLILVIFLVFVYQVALSDPDWAGVVKGLLPTTATFSSAHKIGGQTPLTGALGIIGATVMPHNLYLHSAISQTRKIDHNDEEDVARTVRFSAWDSNIQLTMAFFVNALLLIMGVAVFKTGAVKDPSFFGLFQALSDTSTLSNGVLITVARSGILSVLFAVALLASGQNSTITGTLTGQVIMEGFVHMRMPLWLRRLVTRLISVIPVLICVMMTSGKSALAEHTALNTLMNNSQVFLAFALPFSMLPLLMMTNSAVEMGQRFKNSLWVKVLGWLSVIGLTYLNLIGLPGQIEGFFGDGATKGELLLADNIAYILIVAVLALLAWTIVDLYRSNKKYVTKLANNAG; translated from the coding sequence ATGGGAAAAAACGAAACAACACCGCGTAAGCATAAACTGATTCAATACGCGAATGGGCCTTCATTAGAGGAGATCAATGGCTCGGTCGAGGTGCCTAAAGGCAAAGGGTTTCTGCGAACTTTGTTTATGTATTCTGGGCCGGGGGCGTTGGTGGCAGTTGGTTATATGGATCCCGGGAATTGGTCGACGTCGATCACTGGTGGGCAAAATTTTCAGTACTTATTGATGTCTGTTATCTTGATGTCAAGTTTGATCGCGATGTTACTGCAATACATGGCGGCTAAACTTGGCATCGTGAGTCAGATGGATCTTGCTCAAGCGATTCGGGCGCGGACGAGTAAGGCTTTGGGTATCGTTTTATGGATCTTGACAGAATTAGCGATCATGGCGACGGATATCGCTGAAGTTATCGGTGCGGCCATTGCCTTATATTTGTTATTCCATATACCATTAGTGATCGCTGTTTTCATCACGGTATTTGATGTTTTGTTACTGCTATTATTGACTAAAGTTGGTTTCCGTAAGATCGAGGCCATTGTTGTTTGTTTGATTTTAGTGATCTTTTTAGTCTTTGTTTATCAAGTTGCCTTATCTGATCCAGATTGGGCTGGTGTTGTTAAAGGGTTGTTGCCGACTACAGCGACTTTCTCTAGTGCTCATAAAATCGGTGGGCAGACGCCGTTGACTGGCGCTTTAGGCATTATTGGTGCTACGGTTATGCCGCATAACTTGTACCTCCATTCCGCAATCTCACAAACGCGGAAAATTGATCACAATGATGAAGAAGACGTGGCGCGGACAGTTCGTTTCTCAGCTTGGGATTCGAATATCCAGTTAACGATGGCCTTTTTTGTTAATGCGTTGCTATTGATCATGGGTGTTGCTGTTTTCAAAACGGGGGCCGTTAAAGACCCTTCATTCTTCGGCTTATTCCAAGCTTTGTCCGATACGTCGACGTTAAGTAATGGTGTACTGATCACGGTTGCTCGTTCGGGAATCTTATCTGTTTTGTTTGCTGTGGCGTTGTTAGCTTCTGGCCAAAATTCAACGATCACGGGAACCTTGACGGGGCAAGTGATCATGGAGGGCTTTGTCCATATGCGGATGCCGTTGTGGTTACGGCGCTTGGTTACCCGGTTGATCTCCGTGATCCCTGTTTTGATCTGTGTCATGATGACCAGCGGTAAAAGTGCGCTTGCTGAGCATACGGCGTTAAACACGCTAATGAATAATTCGCAAGTCTTCTTGGCCTTTGCCTTGCCGTTTTCCATGCTACCCTTATTGATGATGACCAATAGTGCGGTCGAGATGGGGCAACGGTTTAAAAATTCTTTATGGGTCAAAGTGCTAGGCTGGCTATCTGTGATCGGTTTAACGTATTTAAATTTGATCGGCTTGCCCGGCCAGATCGAAGGTTTCTTCGGTGATGGTGCGACCAAAGGTGAATTATTGCTGGCTGACAATATTGCCTACATCTTGATCGTTGCGGTTTTAGCTTTATTAGCATGGACGATTGTTGACCTGTACCGCAGCAATAAGAAATATGTCACTAAGCTAGCCAACAATGCTGGCTAA
- a CDS encoding ABC transporter ATP-binding protein has product MAPIVEIEHLTKKFGSRVVVDDVSFVVQPGTILGLLGPNGAGKSTVINMIVGLLRKTAGEVRLFGQVAEGNQELRKRIGMVPQELALYYDLSAEENVRYFGGLYGLRGKALKSATEDALKLVGLWERKKDKPATFSGGMQRRLNIAMGIVHQPEFVIMDEPTVGIDPQSRNYIMETIEQMRRDGKTLIYTSHYMEEVERLADTIVIIDQGKVIATGTEPELVNLVTAQKNILITVANPQAVILADIKQQPGVIKASLTATQLLITVTVESNDLNQLLLTLIQQSVVVNSVDQQQIDLETVFLNLTGRNLRDK; this is encoded by the coding sequence ATGGCGCCAATTGTTGAGATCGAACACCTGACCAAAAAATTCGGATCGCGTGTAGTGGTAGATGATGTTTCCTTTGTAGTACAACCAGGGACAATTTTAGGATTATTGGGACCAAATGGGGCTGGTAAGTCTACGGTTATCAATATGATTGTGGGTTTGTTACGGAAAACCGCCGGTGAAGTCAGGTTGTTCGGTCAAGTAGCGGAAGGCAACCAGGAATTGCGAAAAAGGATTGGTATGGTCCCGCAAGAATTGGCATTGTATTATGATTTAAGTGCGGAAGAAAATGTTCGCTATTTCGGTGGCTTATATGGCTTGCGCGGTAAAGCTTTGAAAAGTGCTACTGAAGATGCGCTTAAGTTAGTTGGTTTGTGGGAACGTAAAAAGGATAAGCCGGCAACCTTTTCTGGCGGTATGCAGCGCCGCTTGAATATTGCAATGGGAATTGTGCACCAACCGGAGTTTGTGATCATGGATGAACCAACGGTAGGCATTGATCCACAGTCACGTAATTATATTATGGAAACAATTGAGCAAATGCGTCGGGACGGTAAAACTTTGATCTACACCAGTCACTATATGGAAGAAGTGGAACGATTAGCCGATACAATCGTGATCATTGATCAGGGTAAAGTCATTGCGACTGGTACTGAGCCGGAATTAGTTAATTTAGTGACGGCACAAAAAAATATTCTGATCACCGTTGCAAACCCGCAAGCCGTGATACTGGCTGATATTAAGCAGCAGCCTGGGGTGATCAAAGCGAGCTTGACTGCGACGCAGCTGTTGATCACAGTCACAGTGGAAAGTAATGATCTGAATCAATTATTGCTGACCTTGATCCAGCAGAGTGTGGTCGTCAACAGTGTCGATCAGCAACAGATCGACCTAGAAACGGTCTTTTTAAATCTGACTGGCCGCAATTTGCGCGATAAGTAG
- a CDS encoding ABC transporter permease yields the protein MKAILWIIRERFVIWRHHPLQVLFLLGVPVLSIVMYLFIYNNSGAANTLTVGIVDRDQSAYSQQFVANFDKRMTVKKMTSVKAADEALADQEITANIVIPEDFATKIRAGELAPLTLRSFQQGEAIDGIKDTAKNTYNEVLAVAKFARNSNEKVAFDYVKTTTPLEFKRFATDDASKAMSIQILGFMLMMLLYQSGNFGANSIQNERRNKIYQRMLTTPVPRGAYFAGTAIFAFLAMLFEVIFTVVLMTVVFHIDIGLAALQLSGLLASFGLVGVAWSIAIGVNSPSTLVASGIQNILFTITSLLSGALIPSEIMPEFMTKIARLTPQFWVLDAIRQLQARADFTAILLNLAVLAAFGLLFFGIAIYGLMSKQKIGVFD from the coding sequence ATGAAAGCTATTCTATGGATCATCCGTGAGCGCTTCGTCATTTGGCGGCATCATCCATTGCAGGTGCTTTTTCTGCTTGGCGTGCCGGTGCTAAGTATTGTGATGTACTTATTTATTTACAATAATAGTGGTGCGGCCAACACGTTAACGGTGGGAATCGTTGATCGTGATCAGTCGGCGTATAGTCAGCAATTTGTTGCTAATTTCGATAAACGTATGACTGTAAAAAAAATGACCAGTGTTAAGGCAGCTGATGAAGCACTAGCTGATCAGGAGATTACCGCTAATATTGTAATTCCGGAAGATTTTGCCACAAAAATTCGGGCCGGCGAATTGGCACCTTTGACCTTACGCAGTTTTCAACAAGGTGAAGCAATCGATGGCATTAAGGATACGGCAAAAAATACGTATAATGAAGTTTTAGCGGTAGCAAAATTTGCGCGCAATAGTAATGAAAAAGTAGCGTTCGACTATGTTAAAACTACGACACCACTAGAATTTAAACGGTTTGCGACGGATGATGCGAGCAAAGCGATGAGTATTCAAATTTTAGGCTTTATGCTGATGATGTTACTATATCAGTCCGGTAATTTTGGCGCTAATTCAATTCAAAATGAGCGCCGTAACAAAATTTATCAGCGTATGCTGACGACACCGGTACCGCGGGGTGCTTATTTTGCTGGTACCGCGATATTTGCTTTTTTAGCGATGCTATTTGAAGTAATCTTTACAGTGGTTCTGATGACAGTAGTGTTTCACATCGACATTGGTTTAGCAGCACTTCAGCTTAGTGGCTTGTTAGCCAGTTTTGGGTTGGTCGGTGTAGCCTGGTCAATTGCGATCGGTGTAAATTCGCCTAGCACATTAGTTGCCAGTGGGATACAAAATATTTTATTTACGATCACATCGTTACTATCTGGCGCCTTGATCCCCAGTGAAATAATGCCAGAATTTATGACTAAAATTGCTCGCCTGACGCCACAATTTTGGGTATTGGATGCCATTCGCCAATTACAAGCGCGGGCTGATTTTACCGCAATTCTACTCAATTTAGCAGTACTAGCTGCTTTTGGATTACTTTTCTTTGGAATCGCGATCTACGGGCTAATGAGCAAACAGAAAATTGGCGTTTTTGACTAA
- a CDS encoding universal stress protein, which yields MKFTKILVGVDDSQDALLAFKYAVDQAKQDQAELIIVSILENEEMNVYEALSKDYVHGERAELEQHVLSYQRQAREAGVETVRTIVSEGEPGEVIVKDIIPHVEPDLLIVGSEAKKGLAQHFGSQAAYMAKYAPISVLVIR from the coding sequence ATGAAATTTACTAAGATTTTAGTCGGCGTCGATGATTCGCAGGATGCTTTGTTGGCGTTTAAATATGCAGTTGATCAGGCCAAGCAAGATCAGGCTGAACTGATCATTGTATCGATCTTAGAAAATGAAGAAATGAATGTCTACGAGGCACTAAGTAAGGATTATGTGCATGGTGAACGTGCTGAATTAGAGCAGCATGTGTTAAGTTATCAGCGCCAGGCGCGTGAAGCTGGTGTTGAAACTGTACGTACGATCGTTTCTGAAGGTGAGCCTGGTGAAGTGATCGTCAAAGATATTATTCCTCACGTTGAACCTGATCTGTTGATCGTTGGTTCTGAGGCGAAGAAGGGTTTGGCCCAGCATTTCGGTAGTCAAGCCGCCTATATGGCCAAATACGCGCCGATCTCGGTGTTGGTCATTCGGTAA
- a CDS encoding IS30 family transposase: MSPYKHLTMSERETIFLMHNNQASLTSIAQTIGRATSTVSRELSRNRSAYSPSIAQERYEAQKSHCGRRSLLSDHQLLQLIRHLFLDLQWSPEEIAARLKLETSSFQISYTTIYRGIYSGLFDQKLSSRGARGVIRKLRHHGKSRHKKGYEERRGKIPISHTLQERPESANKRTQIGHWELDTVAGKTGRSCVVTMVDRCSRYLIMHKAAKKNSASVTTTIRRLLKDLPPEHLGTITPDRGKEFAKHHQLTEEFGIEFYFPNPHAPWQRGSNENTNGLIREYLPKNQDMDPISDTVILEFVDRLNKRPRKCLNWKTPYEIYHNQKLHLI; encoded by the coding sequence ATGAGCCCATACAAACATCTTACCATGAGTGAACGCGAAACGATATTCCTGATGCATAATAATCAGGCTTCACTGACTTCAATTGCCCAAACAATTGGTCGAGCAACGTCGACAGTTAGCCGTGAGTTATCGCGAAATAGATCGGCATATTCACCTTCTATTGCTCAAGAGCGCTACGAAGCTCAAAAATCTCATTGTGGACGCCGGTCGCTACTTTCTGATCACCAATTGCTTCAATTAATCCGGCATTTATTCTTGGATCTACAATGGTCACCAGAAGAAATTGCCGCACGCTTAAAATTAGAGACCTCATCATTTCAGATCAGCTATACCACGATTTATCGTGGCATCTACTCCGGTTTATTTGATCAGAAGCTTTCATCACGAGGTGCCAGAGGGGTGATCAGAAAGCTTAGACATCATGGTAAATCGCGCCATAAAAAAGGTTATGAGGAACGTCGCGGGAAGATTCCTATATCGCATACACTCCAAGAACGACCTGAGTCTGCCAATAAGCGGACTCAGATTGGCCACTGGGAGCTCGATACTGTAGCTGGCAAAACTGGCAGATCTTGTGTGGTCACAATGGTTGACCGTTGTTCAAGATACTTAATAATGCATAAAGCAGCTAAGAAAAACTCAGCCAGTGTGACCACTACTATTCGAAGACTACTAAAAGATCTGCCACCAGAACACTTGGGTACGATTACGCCCGACCGTGGCAAGGAATTCGCTAAACATCATCAACTAACTGAAGAATTTGGTATTGAGTTTTACTTTCCAAATCCTCATGCCCCATGGCAACGTGGGTCAAATGAAAATACAAATGGCTTAATCCGCGAGTACCTGCCTAAAAATCAAGATATGGATCCAATTTCGGATACCGTCATTTTAGAATTCGTTGATCGGCTGAATAAAAGGCCACGGAAATGTTTAAATTGGAAAACACCATATGAGATCTATCATAATCAAAAATTGCACTTAATTTGA